One Vicingus serpentipes DNA window includes the following coding sequences:
- a CDS encoding NAD kinase — MRVAIYSRELPEKHFDFVQELLNKLLISNIEVFVFSHFYNFLTNKIDLHSSVQQFSSHFDLVGIDFLFSIGGDGTLLETTTLVREKEIPVMGINTGRLGFLSTIATNEIDFAIDSLKKGEFYLDTRTLLSLEMDENPFFEYNLALNEVTLQKKDTSSMITIHTFLDGNFLNTYWADGLIIATPTGSTAYSLSCNGPIVLPNSGNIIITPIAPHNLNVRPLVIPDNIELTLKVEGRTDNFLVALDSRSESVAVSSELKIKKSKNQISLIRLTGHDYLSTLRNKLMWGVDKRN, encoded by the coding sequence GTGAGAGTAGCAATATACAGTAGAGAACTACCTGAAAAACATTTTGATTTTGTTCAAGAATTATTGAATAAACTATTGATTAGTAATATCGAAGTTTTTGTATTTAGTCATTTTTATAATTTTCTAACAAATAAAATAGATTTACATAGTTCTGTTCAGCAATTTAGTTCTCATTTCGATTTAGTTGGTATTGATTTCTTATTTAGCATAGGAGGAGATGGAACTTTATTAGAAACAACAACTTTAGTTCGCGAAAAAGAAATTCCTGTAATGGGTATTAATACAGGACGTTTGGGGTTTTTATCTACCATAGCGACAAATGAAATAGATTTTGCAATAGACAGCCTTAAAAAAGGAGAGTTTTATCTTGATACTCGAACATTACTCAGCTTAGAGATGGATGAAAATCCTTTTTTTGAATATAATTTAGCTTTGAATGAAGTTACATTGCAAAAAAAAGATACATCATCAATGATTACAATACATACTTTTTTAGATGGCAACTTTTTAAATACATACTGGGCTGATGGATTAATAATTGCTACACCAACTGGATCAACTGCATATTCGCTCAGTTGTAATGGACCAATAGTATTGCCAAATTCTGGTAATATTATAATAACTCCAATTGCTCCTCATAATTTAAATGTGAGACCTTTAGTAATTCCAGATAATATTGAATTAACACTTAAAGTTGAAGGGCGAACTGATAATTTTTTGGTTGCCTTAGATTCTAGATCTGAATCAGTAGCTGTTTCTTCAGAGTTAAAAATTAAAAAGTCAAAAAACCAAATTTCTTTAATTAGATTAACGGGCCACGATTATTTAAGTACCCTCCGTAATAAGTTAATGTGGGGTGTTGACAAAAGAAATTAA
- the tsaB gene encoding tRNA (adenosine(37)-N6)-threonylcarbamoyltransferase complex dimerization subunit type 1 TsaB, whose protein sequence is MSIILGIETATKMCSVALSDGNGLLALKEVGGEYSHAENLNLFVAEVCKQAGKELKDIDAIAVSKGPGSYTGLRIGVSAAKGFCIALDIPLISVDTLKAMAKSQNHQNSLFCPMIDARRMEVYTALYTANNDEVSAIEAKIIDENSYKKELEHGKIVFFGDGAEKCKATFGNHPNAIFVQGVHPSAKFVNELAFEKFKRKEFEDVAYFEPFYLKDFIATTPKKLL, encoded by the coding sequence ATGAGTATAATATTAGGAATTGAAACAGCTACAAAAATGTGTAGTGTTGCATTGAGCGATGGCAATGGTTTATTAGCTCTTAAAGAAGTTGGGGGAGAATATTCTCATGCTGAAAATTTAAATTTATTTGTAGCTGAAGTTTGTAAACAAGCTGGTAAAGAATTGAAAGATATTGACGCAATAGCAGTTAGTAAAGGACCTGGTTCTTACACCGGTTTGCGAATTGGAGTTTCTGCTGCCAAAGGGTTTTGCATTGCTCTAGATATACCTTTAATCAGTGTTGATACTCTAAAAGCTATGGCTAAGAGCCAAAATCATCAAAATTCACTTTTTTGCCCAATGATAGATGCTCGGAGAATGGAGGTTTATACTGCTCTTTATACAGCTAATAATGATGAGGTTTCAGCTATTGAAGCTAAAATAATCGATGAAAATTCTTATAAAAAAGAATTAGAACATGGTAAGATTGTTTTCTTTGGAGATGGAGCAGAAAAATGTAAGGCAACATTTGGAAATCATCCAAATGCTATTTTTGTTCAAGGGGTTCATCCTTCGGCAAAATTTGTTAACGAATTAGCGTTTGAAAAATTTAAAAGAAAAGAATTTGAAGATGTAGCTTACTTCGAGCCTTTTTATTTAAAAGATTTTATAGCTACAACGCCTAAGAAATTACTCTAA
- a CDS encoding DUF6089 family protein — translation MQRIFIILITILLTPVLTNAQKWKRNRVEYSFGLGATNFLGDLGGRDQVGTNGIQDFELRATRMGAVLGYRYQLGESWFARGNFNYVMVSGDDALTEEPARNARQLSFRSHILELSGQLEYMLVKQKSGHLYRLRGVRGKSWFRFEVYVFGGLGGIWFNPQSRNQAGDWVSLKNLNTEGQGLPGGPKDYSGFTVVVPYGIGIRRNLGGNTRQGMWTIGLELSMRKTFSDYIDDVSDVYYSDGDKSPLAIAEAYGEEALYFHDPSGLYNEGGYTEPQQRGDKSDNDAYMMGIISLNYKIGRRRRNLPKF, via the coding sequence ATGCAAAGAATTTTTATTATACTAATAACAATTTTACTTACACCAGTCTTGACGAACGCTCAAAAATGGAAGCGTAATCGTGTTGAATATTCTTTTGGTTTAGGAGCAACTAACTTTTTGGGAGATTTAGGAGGTAGAGATCAAGTTGGAACGAACGGAATTCAGGATTTTGAGCTTAGAGCAACAAGGATGGGAGCTGTATTAGGTTATCGTTACCAATTAGGAGAAAGTTGGTTTGCAAGAGGTAACTTTAATTACGTAATGGTTAGTGGTGATGATGCATTAACGGAAGAACCAGCAAGAAACGCACGTCAATTGAGTTTTAGATCCCATATATTAGAGCTTTCAGGGCAGTTAGAATACATGCTTGTAAAACAAAAAAGTGGACATTTATATCGTTTAAGAGGGGTTAGAGGAAAATCTTGGTTTAGATTCGAAGTTTATGTTTTTGGAGGTCTTGGTGGAATTTGGTTCAATCCACAATCAAGAAACCAAGCAGGTGATTGGGTTTCGTTAAAAAACTTAAATACAGAAGGTCAAGGACTACCTGGTGGACCAAAAGATTATAGCGGATTTACTGTGGTTGTACCATATGGTATAGGGATAAGAAGAAATCTTGGGGGCAACACTAGACAAGGAATGTGGACTATTGGATTGGAATTGAGTATGAGAAAAACATTTTCTGATTATATAGATGATGTTAGTGATGTTTATTATTCTGATGGAGACAAATCTCCTCTAGCCATAGCAGAAGCTTATGGCGAAGAAGCTTTGTATTTTCATGATCCTTCAGGGCTGTATAACGAAGGAGGTTATACAGAGCCTCAGCAAAGAGGTGATAAAAGTGATAACGATGCTTATATGATGGGGATAATTTCTTTAAACTACAAGATTGGAAGAAGAAGAAGAAATCTTCCTAAATTCTAA
- a CDS encoding isoprenyl transferase, giving the protein MSFKDLIDRTKLPQHVAIIMDGNGRWAKEHNKPRVYGHKHGVISVRNIVEGAGEIGLKHLTLYAFSTENWNRPKFEVTALMQLLVNTISKEVDTLHKNGVKLTTIGDLNSLPNNCNKELERATELTKNNTGLNLILALSYSSKWEILKAVKSIAKDAVDNNLNIDEIDEAVFDSYLETKTIPDPELLIRTSGEHRISNFLLWQIAYAEFFFSNKLWPDYRKEDLFEAIVNFQKRERRFGLTSDQLSN; this is encoded by the coding sequence ATGAGTTTCAAAGATTTAATAGATAGAACTAAGCTTCCTCAGCATGTAGCAATAATTATGGATGGGAATGGAAGATGGGCTAAAGAGCATAATAAACCTAGAGTTTATGGGCATAAGCATGGAGTTATTTCAGTTAGAAATATTGTTGAAGGAGCTGGCGAAATTGGATTGAAGCACTTAACACTTTATGCCTTTTCAACTGAAAATTGGAATAGGCCTAAATTTGAAGTAACAGCATTAATGCAATTATTGGTTAATACAATTAGCAAAGAGGTGGATACACTTCATAAAAATGGTGTAAAACTTACAACTATTGGAGATTTAAATAGTTTACCTAATAATTGCAATAAAGAATTAGAACGAGCTACTGAATTAACTAAAAATAACACTGGTTTAAATTTAATTTTAGCTTTAAGTTATAGTTCTAAATGGGAAATACTGAAAGCTGTCAAGTCTATAGCTAAAGATGCAGTTGATAATAATCTTAATATTGATGAAATTGATGAAGCTGTTTTTGATTCTTATCTAGAAACTAAAACGATTCCAGATCCTGAACTATTAATAAGAACTAGTGGAGAGCACCGAATTAGTAATTTTTTACTTTGGCAAATTGCTTACGCAGAATTCTTTTTTTCAAATAAATTGTGGCCTGACTACAGAAAAGAAGATCTTTTTGAGGCAATTGTTAATTTTCAAAAGCGAGAGAGAAGATTCGGACTTACTAGCGATCAACTATCAAATTAA
- a CDS encoding pyridoxine 5'-phosphate synthase — MTKLSVNINKIATIRNARGGNLPNLVQVAKDCEKFGAQGITIHPRPDERHIRYQDVYDLKKVVTTEFNIEGFPNTQFINLVLENKPEQVTLVPDPPGVLTSNAGWDTLKQKDFLKEVIKEFKQNNIRTSIFVDTQLVNIENAIETGTDRIEFYTGPYAEDFPKNNEIAIAEYVKAADLANSLGLEINAGHDLNLENLNYFKNNIINLKEVSIGHALICDALYFGLEETIKKYLSCLK; from the coding sequence ATGACAAAATTAAGTGTAAACATTAATAAAATAGCAACTATAAGAAATGCGAGGGGAGGAAACCTTCCTAATCTAGTTCAAGTTGCTAAAGATTGTGAAAAATTTGGCGCTCAAGGAATTACTATTCATCCTAGACCAGACGAAAGGCATATTCGATATCAAGATGTTTATGACTTAAAAAAAGTAGTAACCACTGAGTTTAATATTGAGGGGTTCCCTAACACTCAATTTATTAATTTGGTGTTAGAAAACAAACCAGAACAAGTAACTCTTGTGCCAGACCCTCCAGGAGTTTTAACATCTAATGCTGGTTGGGATACACTTAAGCAAAAAGACTTTTTAAAAGAAGTGATTAAAGAATTTAAACAGAACAACATTAGAACTTCAATTTTTGTTGATACGCAACTAGTTAATATTGAAAATGCAATTGAAACTGGAACTGATAGAATTGAATTTTACACAGGTCCTTATGCCGAAGATTTTCCAAAAAATAATGAGATAGCTATTGCTGAGTATGTTAAAGCAGCTGACTTAGCAAATAGTTTAGGTCTTGAAATTAATGCTGGCCATGATTTAAATCTGGAGAATCTAAATTACTTTAAAAACAATATTATTAACCTTAAAGAAGTTTCAATTGGACATGCTTTAATTTGTGATGCATTGTATTTTGGGTTAGAAGAAACCATAAAAAAATACTTATCTTGTTTGAAATAA
- a CDS encoding CBS domain-containing protein: MTASELISFDIPPLKLSDSGEKTLEWMEEFKVKDLPVIHDRKYVGIIEESDVLDRNNLEDKISTYNLNFRKPFIYQHQHLFEAISQLVENDVDVLPVLNSDDEFLGLITIKAIIEFFAQTVSIDNAGSIITLELNIKDYSLAEIAKIVESDDAKILASFITSHKESTKMEVTLKINKTDITRILHTFDRFSYTVTASYNESEYHEDLKNRYDEFMRFLNP, translated from the coding sequence ATGACTGCATCAGAATTAATATCATTTGACATACCTCCATTAAAACTTTCAGATAGTGGAGAAAAGACATTAGAATGGATGGAAGAATTTAAGGTGAAAGATTTGCCAGTAATTCATGATAGAAAATATGTTGGTATTATAGAAGAGTCGGATGTGTTGGACAGAAATAACTTAGAAGATAAGATAAGTACTTACAATCTTAATTTTAGAAAACCTTTTATTTATCAGCATCAACATTTGTTTGAAGCTATTTCTCAGTTGGTAGAAAATGATGTTGATGTATTACCCGTTTTAAATAGTGATGATGAATTTTTAGGTTTAATTACTATTAAAGCAATTATTGAATTTTTTGCGCAAACAGTTTCGATAGATAATGCAGGAAGTATAATAACTTTGGAGTTAAATATTAAAGATTATTCATTGGCTGAAATCGCTAAAATTGTAGAATCTGATGATGCTAAAATATTGGCTTCTTTTATTACTTCACATAAAGAATCGACTAAAATGGAGGTTACTTTAAAGATTAATAAAACTGATATTACACGAATACTTCACACTTTTGATAGATTTAGCTATACTGTTACGGCTTCTTATAACGAAAGTGAATATCACGAAGATTTAAAAAATAGATATGATGAGTTCATGAGATTTTTAAATCCTTAA
- a CDS encoding BamA/TamA family outer membrane protein, with product MSSFYRKIIFVLLVFACHISIAQENLPALNIVSEIKIIGNKTTKEHIILRELPFSVGDTINPENLTEIIERTRSNLFITSLFNFVTIETAYFHDTFLSFYITVEERWYWWPLPIFEIQETNFNTWWIDKDMDRVNYGMYVAKENFRGRKERLTFKLQGGYTEKIGFNYSVPYVNKKQTQGLDVSFSYSRNREINYNTLNNLRLFYKDENGYVKKQINTSLSYVLRPKLYNSHSFQISYTSVDLVDSVLFFNSELLSRNNNQSDFFSATYYLKRDKRNNKAYPTQGYFYDFQLTQNGLGVLDKEINNSYLKIGYRKFIKLAHKTYWAGLVKGKVSFTEVPYGLLGGLGYQNQLVRGYEYYVVNGNHFGLFKTQMRYGLIEDKIFKIKPLPFDKFNKVPISIYIGAYFDAGYVSENETTTNPNFLNDAWLYGGGASIDFVSYYDMVFRLEYSINRLNEKGLFIHFIAPL from the coding sequence TTGAGTTCGTTTTACAGGAAAATTATTTTTGTCTTACTTGTTTTTGCTTGCCATATAAGTATTGCTCAAGAAAATTTACCTGCCTTAAATATTGTTTCCGAAATAAAAATTATTGGGAACAAAACAACCAAAGAGCATATTATATTAAGAGAATTACCCTTTAGTGTTGGGGATACTATTAATCCTGAAAATTTAACGGAAATAATAGAGCGAACTAGGAGTAATCTTTTTATTACTTCTTTATTCAACTTCGTTACGATTGAAACTGCTTATTTTCATGATACGTTTTTATCATTTTACATCACAGTTGAAGAACGCTGGTATTGGTGGCCACTTCCTATTTTCGAAATTCAAGAAACTAACTTTAATACCTGGTGGATTGATAAAGATATGGATCGGGTAAACTACGGGATGTATGTTGCAAAAGAAAATTTTAGAGGACGAAAAGAACGGCTGACATTTAAGTTGCAAGGGGGATACACGGAAAAAATAGGTTTTAATTATAGTGTGCCTTATGTAAATAAAAAGCAAACACAAGGATTAGATGTTTCATTCAGTTACAGTAGAAATAGAGAGATAAACTACAACACGTTAAATAATTTACGCCTCTTTTACAAGGATGAAAACGGTTATGTGAAAAAGCAAATCAACACAAGTTTATCTTATGTACTAAGACCAAAACTTTACAATAGTCATAGTTTTCAAATTTCTTACACAAGTGTAGATTTGGTAGATTCTGTCTTGTTTTTTAACAGTGAGCTTTTATCAAGAAATAACAATCAATCCGATTTTTTTAGTGCAACTTACTATCTTAAAAGAGATAAGAGAAATAACAAAGCTTATCCAACTCAGGGTTATTTTTATGATTTTCAATTAACTCAAAATGGATTAGGAGTTTTAGATAAAGAAATTAATAACTCTTACTTAAAGATTGGATATCGAAAATTTATAAAACTTGCGCATAAAACTTACTGGGCAGGATTAGTTAAAGGTAAAGTTTCATTTACGGAAGTGCCTTATGGCTTGTTAGGTGGATTGGGTTATCAAAATCAATTGGTTAGAGGGTACGAATATTATGTAGTAAATGGAAATCATTTTGGATTGTTTAAAACTCAAATGAGGTATGGTTTAATTGAAGATAAAATATTTAAAATAAAGCCTTTGCCTTTTGATAAGTTTAATAAAGTACCAATTTCAATTTATATTGGAGCCTATTTTGATGCAGGTTATGTTAGTGAAAATGAAACCACAACCAACCCTAATTTTTTAAATGATGCTTGGCTTTATGGTGGAGGAGCTTCAATAGATTTTGTGAGTTATTACGATATGGTTTTTAGATTAGAGTATTCAATTAATAGATTAAATGAAAAAGGGTTGTTTATACACTTTATAGCTCCTTTGTAA
- the bamA gene encoding outer membrane protein assembly factor BamA — MKYILYTILLLIPFYSSAQFSINSDLEDISYANPKEYEIGGVIVSGTQFFDTDAIISLSGLTVGDQLKVPGDKISKAIKNLWEQKLFSDVKLVVNKVEGNKIFLEIRITELPRLSKYKFEGVKKGKQKDLREEIGLIRGKVVTENLILSTQNKVKNYFLNKGYLNTQVEITQEKDTSFANNITLNIKVKINKRTKIKDINFYNNPSIKSKKLRKGFKDTKRRRFYNIFSVSKYIPNSYESEKNNVIEKYNEKGYRDAKISIDSVYKINSKLVSIDITLDEGRQYYFRDVKWVGNTIHSSTELNRILDIKSGDVYNKKILDDRLFMNQNGRDVSSLYLDDGYLFFNISPVEVKIDNDSIDLEMRIYEGKQARINNVTIIGNSKTNDHVIRREIRTRPGQLFSRSDIIRTQRELAQLGYFNPETLGVNPKPDAENGTVDIEYVVEEKPSDQVELSGGWGGGRVIGTLGVSFNNFSARNIFKGNAWRPLPAGDGQKLSLRAQTSGRSYQSYSFSFTEPWLGGRKPNSLSFSLFHQVQSNGATNAEDLQRIKIYGASLGLGRRLKFPDDFFTLYNEVSYQYYVLNQYFSTFAFSDGFANNLSFKTVLSRNSVDNPIYPRTGSQTTLTLQLTPPYSMFRSKDTDYENMSAQEKYKFTEYHKWKFQTSWFSKLVGNLVLNTKAGFGYLGSYNADLESPFERFYLGGDGLSGFAIDGREIIALRGFGSGDLSPTTGARVVSKYTAELRYPVTLNPSATIYGLVFGEAGNSWSEFSKANPFQVNKSAGFGVRIYMPFFGMLGLDWGYRFDQIPGRTDPNSRTEIHFSIGGNINGW, encoded by the coding sequence ATGAAATATATTTTATATACAATATTACTCCTTATACCTTTTTACTCTTCTGCACAGTTTTCTATTAACTCTGATTTAGAAGATATTAGCTATGCTAATCCAAAGGAATATGAAATAGGCGGTGTTATTGTTTCAGGAACACAATTTTTTGATACTGACGCAATAATTTCATTGTCGGGGTTGACAGTTGGAGATCAATTGAAAGTGCCAGGTGATAAAATTTCTAAAGCAATTAAAAATCTTTGGGAGCAAAAACTTTTTTCTGATGTAAAGCTCGTTGTAAATAAGGTTGAAGGGAATAAAATATTTTTAGAAATACGTATTACCGAATTGCCTAGATTATCAAAGTATAAGTTTGAAGGAGTTAAAAAAGGGAAGCAAAAAGATTTAAGAGAAGAGATTGGTTTAATTAGGGGTAAAGTTGTAACGGAAAATCTTATCTTATCTACTCAAAATAAAGTAAAAAATTACTTTTTAAATAAAGGATACTTAAATACTCAAGTTGAAATTACACAAGAGAAAGATACCTCTTTTGCAAATAATATTACCCTAAATATTAAAGTAAAAATTAATAAAAGAACGAAGATTAAGGATATAAATTTTTACAATAATCCTTCAATAAAATCTAAAAAACTAAGGAAGGGATTTAAAGATACAAAAAGAAGAAGATTTTATAATATTTTTTCAGTATCAAAGTATATACCAAACTCTTACGAGTCTGAAAAAAATAATGTTATTGAAAAATATAATGAAAAAGGTTATCGAGATGCTAAAATTTCAATAGATTCGGTTTATAAAATAAATAGCAAGTTAGTTAGTATTGATATTACTTTAGATGAAGGGCGTCAATATTATTTTAGAGATGTAAAATGGGTTGGAAACACAATTCATTCTTCTACAGAATTGAATAGAATATTGGATATTAAATCAGGAGATGTTTACAATAAAAAAATATTGGATGATCGTTTGTTTATGAATCAAAATGGAAGAGATGTTAGCTCTCTTTATTTAGATGATGGGTATTTATTCTTTAATATTAGTCCAGTTGAAGTGAAAATAGATAATGATTCTATTGATCTAGAAATGCGAATTTACGAGGGTAAACAAGCTCGAATTAATAATGTTACAATAATTGGAAATTCTAAAACTAACGACCATGTTATTAGAAGAGAGATTAGAACCCGACCAGGTCAATTGTTTAGTCGTTCAGATATTATTAGAACTCAACGTGAATTAGCTCAATTAGGTTATTTTAACCCAGAAACTTTAGGTGTAAACCCTAAGCCTGATGCTGAAAATGGTACGGTTGATATTGAGTATGTTGTGGAAGAAAAACCATCTGATCAAGTTGAACTTTCTGGTGGATGGGGTGGTGGCCGAGTAATCGGTACATTAGGAGTTTCATTTAATAATTTCTCTGCAAGAAATATTTTTAAAGGAAATGCATGGAGACCTTTACCTGCTGGTGATGGTCAGAAATTAAGTTTAAGAGCTCAAACAAGTGGTAGATCATACCAGTCATATAGTTTCTCATTTACTGAGCCTTGGCTAGGAGGAAGAAAACCAAATTCATTGAGTTTTAGTTTATTTCATCAAGTTCAATCTAATGGGGCAACTAATGCTGAAGATTTGCAACGAATTAAGATTTATGGTGCTTCACTTGGTTTAGGGAGAAGACTTAAATTTCCGGATGATTTTTTTACGCTTTACAACGAAGTTTCTTACCAATATTATGTCCTAAATCAATATTTTTCAACTTTTGCATTCTCTGATGGTTTTGCAAATAACTTGAGCTTTAAGACAGTTTTATCTAGAAATTCGGTAGATAATCCAATTTATCCAAGAACGGGTTCTCAAACTACCTTAACATTACAATTAACGCCTCCTTACTCGATGTTTAGATCAAAGGATACTGATTATGAAAACATGAGTGCTCAAGAGAAATATAAGTTTACAGAGTATCATAAATGGAAATTCCAAACTTCATGGTTTTCTAAACTTGTAGGTAACTTGGTTTTAAATACAAAAGCTGGATTTGGTTATTTAGGTAGTTATAATGCTGATTTAGAATCGCCTTTTGAGCGTTTTTATTTAGGTGGTGATGGTTTATCTGGATTTGCAATTGATGGTAGAGAGATTATAGCTTTAAGAGGGTTTGGAAGTGGTGATTTATCTCCAACTACAGGAGCTAGAGTTGTTTCAAAATATACAGCAGAATTGCGTTATCCAGTTACCTTAAATCCCTCAGCTACAATTTATGGTCTGGTTTTTGGAGAGGCTGGTAACTCATGGAGTGAGTTTAGTAAAGCTAATCCATTTCAAGTTAATAAGTCGGCAGGTTTTGGTGTAAGAATTTACATGCCTTTCTTCGGAATGCTTGGATTAGATTGGGGGTATAGATTTGATCAAATACCTGGAAGAACTGACCCTAACAGTCGTACAGAAATACACTTTAGTATAGGTGGAAATATTAACGGCTGGTAA
- the porG gene encoding type IX secretion system protein PorG, producing the protein MRISFLFLFFILFGGFVKSQHVEIGMFGGTTYYLGELNPGVPFVNKPRPVIGVLYRKNWSKRYALRLSANYGKLAAEDKMNSSDWSGFRELSFSSSILEASGVLEFNFLPYQINNYNTSPFTPFVYIGIAAFQVKPSVKNMTSGIETKGSSLIAPSIPFGFGLKFDFFRNLGLAIDWGIRKTFTDKLDGLDETYLNGYQLSNSQNNDWYSFVGISLNYKILTKRDRCPVAK; encoded by the coding sequence ATGCGGATATCATTTTTATTTCTATTTTTTATTTTATTTGGAGGGTTTGTTAAAAGTCAGCATGTGGAAATAGGCATGTTTGGTGGTACAACTTATTACCTAGGAGAATTAAACCCTGGAGTTCCATTTGTTAATAAACCTAGACCAGTTATTGGTGTTTTATATCGTAAAAATTGGAGTAAGCGATATGCTTTAAGATTAAGTGCAAATTACGGGAAGTTAGCAGCTGAAGATAAAATGAATAGTTCTGACTGGAGTGGTTTTCGAGAGTTGTCTTTTTCTTCTTCTATTCTTGAGGCTTCAGGTGTTTTAGAGTTTAACTTTTTACCCTATCAAATTAACAATTACAATACCTCTCCGTTTACCCCTTTTGTTTATATTGGTATAGCTGCCTTTCAGGTAAAACCAAGTGTTAAAAATATGACTTCAGGAATAGAAACAAAAGGAAGTTCGTTAATAGCTCCTTCAATACCTTTTGGGTTTGGATTAAAATTTGATTTTTTTAGAAACTTAGGTCTTGCAATAGATTGGGGTATACGAAAAACATTTACAGATAAGTTGGATGGACTTGATGAAACTTACTTGAACGGTTATCAGTTAAGTAATTCTCAAAATAACGACTGGTACTCTTTTGTTGGTATTTCTTTAAATTATAAAATTTTAACAAAAAGAGATAGATGTCCAGTTGCAAAATAG
- a CDS encoding protease complex subunit PrcB family protein, with protein sequence MKYLTIILSIILFSCANTKNTTSNIIEIPFKSIEKSTNGGFENPTTKVITSQAGFEDIWQKIWSRTSDTPQIPKIDFAKNQLLLVAIGAKNNGGYGLEIEKITETKNEIIVNYFETKAGEKCLTTQAIVFPFELIEIKKSIKKINFNSSEKTIDCN encoded by the coding sequence ATGAAATATTTGACTATAATTTTATCCATAATACTTTTTTCGTGTGCAAACACTAAAAACACAACTTCTAACATCATAGAAATTCCTTTTAAAAGTATTGAAAAGAGTACTAATGGTGGTTTCGAAAATCCAACAACAAAAGTAATTACAAGCCAAGCTGGCTTTGAAGATATCTGGCAAAAAATATGGAGTAGAACTTCTGACACTCCTCAAATTCCAAAAATTGATTTCGCTAAAAACCAATTACTTTTAGTTGCAATAGGAGCAAAAAACAATGGTGGTTATGGATTAGAAATAGAAAAAATTACTGAAACAAAAAATGAAATTATTGTAAATTATTTTGAAACTAAAGCTGGTGAAAAATGTTTAACTACCCAAGCTATTGTTTTCCCTTTTGAGTTAATTGAAATTAAAAAATCAATAAAAAAAATAAACTTTAACAGTTCTGAAAAAACTATTGATTGCAATTAG
- a CDS encoding OmpH family outer membrane protein has product MKNVKKVVKTLAIALLFISATSASAQKFAYVDTEYILSNIPEYKEAQEELDKLSIEWQKQLERRYSEIDKMYKNYQAEQILLTEDMKIKREDEIIKKEKEAKEYQKLKFGVEGELFQKRQELVKPVQDKVYQAVQDVANISSLDIVFDKSSGLTVLFSNAKYNKSDAVLKKMGYKPGESK; this is encoded by the coding sequence ATGAAAAACGTAAAAAAAGTAGTAAAAACATTAGCAATAGCATTATTATTTATTTCAGCAACATCAGCATCAGCTCAAAAGTTTGCTTATGTTGATACTGAATACATATTGAGTAATATTCCAGAATACAAAGAAGCACAAGAAGAGTTAGATAAACTATCTATTGAGTGGCAAAAGCAGTTAGAAAGAAGGTATTCTGAAATTGATAAGATGTATAAAAACTATCAGGCTGAGCAAATTTTGCTTACAGAAGACATGAAAATTAAGAGAGAAGACGAGATTATCAAAAAAGAGAAAGAAGCAAAAGAATATCAAAAATTAAAATTTGGTGTTGAAGGCGAACTTTTTCAAAAGCGCCAAGAGTTGGTTAAACCAGTTCAGGACAAAGTTTATCAAGCGGTGCAAGATGTAGCTAACATTAGTAGCTTAGATATCGTTTTTGATAAGTCTAGCGGGTTAACAGTTTTATTTTCGAATGCAAAATACAACAAGAGTGATGCCGTGCTAAAAAAGATGGGATACAAACCGGGAGAATCTAAATAA